AACGGATCGTTGACTACACCGCTGATTCTAAAAACGGGTTTAAAGCGATTGTTCGTAATGAACCCTATACTTCGAACCAACTGCAGAACAAGCGCCATATGAATTATAATCCAAATAATGTACATAATTTTGGTGGGAATGGTTACATATATcctgttccatatttaaaaaaaatggtgcccccaaaattttcattaaaccgGTTTGTTCAAAGTGATCAAACGAATTATTTTACTCCTGGCAACAGTACGTCATCTGAACGTCTCAATTTTAACCGGGGAGAATATTTTATGCCAAATTATATGcataattaaacttacattaatttacataaattattgtgAAGTTTATCGAGCTGTAATATGTTATGTGATAttagttatacaaaaatatgaaatataataaatgtgtcaTGATTATTTCACtggtgttttattttgaaaacgaaatgtatatatttcgttttaatctatactaaaattataaatgcgatatGTATTCAATGTTTGTCTGTTACGAATTGACAGcccaataaatgaaaatattttttattaagttatcatAACTTGAATCCAAagtaaggacataggctacttttttataacTAACACGTTACGACCAATCCTTAAAATGCAGGCGACAACTGGTTTAGATCTTATTTAGTTtgtattaattgataataaagtTGTTTTGAGTAAATAGTAATGGTTCAAGGTGCACAGTGTATGTTGATTTTCTTCATAATTACATAGATaatgttttaacttttattttgattgtcgTAAGGAAATTATGTCTATAGAAAACTTTATTTCACTTGTgggatataaaacaatataaaatatatgaggGCTCATATATAACCAACTAAATTTCGTACGCGGCTTAGACTGTTCGTTCGTAGGTTTTGGGAATACAAAAATAGCTTGTTTCGTTATTTGCggattaaacttatttttaatcaaattccatcaaattcgttttattgatttaatcgTGAAAGTGTCACATAAAGAAAGTTAtggttgtgtttataatactagtataaaAAGTTGATGTACTTTTCGaaattttgattgtattttgtttaaaagattactatattaaaaaaatatatttgtctcaaaatgtttatgtaataaatcttcagtcactatttataaatatgcctGATGTCGtcacaatgtatttaagtatattcagaataacaatattatctatatttacaataacattgatcactgatagtcagtgataatcattgtatgtactatcttataacgccaagttcgccgactccgcaaagtcaataatttCTTCTTGGGACatggtatttttttctttaaaaaaatccgcagatatttttaactctgCTGATTCATAAAttcatcttatttaaatatatatatatatatatatatattcatgtaaaaagtataacattgaaaacaaaataaaaaagagtagAGGTGATACTTTTAGGTAGGATAGGTATATATCAGTAATACATACCTAcactacattccgaaccggaggtagctttcttaatattgttatgtgaaagtaaaataatcaggaaatgattttgattttggaataACTTTACGCATTATTACGTACATTTACTGTGGGTGGAcgattaaataaagtaattacaaagtatttattgctattattttatattagtaaataaatactaataatactcatatttaattaacaaagaaGTTTAAAGGACATTAAATGGCATTTTAAACATAACGTAAACTATGGCAAATTCTGGATTAAttatagcaaataaaaatataatttgaattaattacaatcacaaaataaatctttgtaGTTGTGTTGTATTtgcatttttcataatattatattgttccgTGCAATTAATACCAAGAAACATCACAGCGGCGCAATGGGACACAGCACGAACCAATAACCGCAGCCGCAGCGCTTCGGCACACCTTGGTGTAGCCATATATATTCAATGTGGTTTGTTTCGGGGTAACAAACGCAGCCCACGAGCCGCTTGCAGAATGCACTCGGGATAAGGTTAGGGCATTCCCAGGTACCTAGCCCTGAAAGGGGATCATTGAAAGTATTAGTTTGATGGAACTATGCGCTAAAAACTTAGTACTATTTTTCAaagtcatacatttttttatatgtttattaaagcataatataaatttttttcattgtaaaatttACTCTGATcgttagtttatttaaaaataaaaattaaataaaatgaatcccATCacgtttgtattttaaataaactcaattatttacgttataattattactattttgagtcagattttatatatatttatatatttatatatttttatatatatttttatttatatttctcgaTTTGAATATCCCAGATAGCCCATTTATACAATATTGCGTCTACTATGTTTATAGGCCCTATCGTTTTAAATTACCACTTATGGGATTTATGTAAAAGAATAACATATGTAATcgatatattttgacatttaactTATGACCGAAAAATGTGCGTATTATGTAACATGGCCGGTGCATGTGAGATGAAGTGCAGGGAGTAAGCCTACAGAGGTTTTTGTGAGCTTATAGAACCCGCGGGTAGAAAGTACATACATAAAGCACTTTAATgtgtgatttattaataattaggtTCCACGAATATACTCTATCGAGCATCagttattgcatttatttatttgagattttATTAGCAGTTAAAGTGACTCTTCCACGCGCGGTTTGACGGATGTTCACATAAtagtacttgaataaattatacattttttaaaacagaCAGATGTttacattaagtaaaatttttaaaatgtagttatttgattttattatacctTTTTTGATACTCAGCATGCGGAACGGGTCGCAATCGCCAGAAAGATGAGCTAatagttcttttttttcaattccaGTTAGTTGGTCTAAAGTGTCGTGAAAAGCTCCATACATCCTGCTCCCATTTTTCCGCATAAATTTTAAAGAACGCAACAAAAACATCATATCTATAAATTAAGACATATTAATGAGCATtaagtaaatgataaaatagaatacatacaataataactgGCGCAAAGATAAATTATCACAAAAATgagattacaaattaaatatctataattaaatattactattagcCAAGTACCTTATTTATAAGGTATAACTATAATACAGACAATAAAATCTTGTAAAGATGTTGAAATTTATATCGTTTGCTTTTAAATAGTTTGTAGTCAATGTTAGTAAAaccgaatattaaaaaatcaaggaactcgattattaatatattattatttaaatcatcgtTAACATAAACATAATCTATCATTATAGATATATTCTCTACTCTACTCACGAAGACGCACGGACCGatttgttactttactatttttattcatagttGTACGTGTACGTGTGCACGCAcactaaaaaaacattattagcGTGCGTGTCACTCACTCATAAGCACTTAATGCACGcccataataatttaaagtggaggggcgcgccttctTTAGTGAATAGATCCAAAGTGATAGATCTATACAATAAAGATTaccatatatatacacacgGCTCCACATCATGGCATGATTTTAAatgctatatttataaatttaattatatatcaattaataatataagatttatgaGATGGATGTTTTAAGGTAACATTAAGGTGCGGGTAATGATGATGTATTTAATTACGAGCAAtctaaatagtaaaatttatcaACTtactattcataattatttaaataacataaattgtttaattgtaataattatcgAATTCGTATATCAtcaaatgtcaatatatattgacaaatagtatatatttttaacattaaaaacacAATGCTAtgaatgcttttaaaaataaggttttattgaaaaaaggaatatttacaactatatttactatttaaattattttttaatttatattattaacatatattatatataaatatattatttatcaaaaaaataatactgcGAAGCGTAAAAATACATTAAGACGAACTGTGCAAAGAAAGCTTGTTTCCATTGAAAAGCAAGTGATCTTTACGCTTCAGATCAATCATAGCCTCGTAATCTTATTCTCAGATTACTCGATCAAATATTGATGTCCTTAGATGTGGTAAACAATAACCGCGCgacatacattttgtatgtaaCCGCATTATATTTCATGTGTCAGCGCAATGGTAGGCATATTGCAGCGCCCGCGGCAACCAGAAGGTGTATAAAAAGTCCTAAAGATTTTGTTTGAGTACATTCGAATTGAGGACTCCTCATAGTGAAGTCACCTCCATCCCCTACAAAATGGCTTTCAAGGTATAATCCATAAAAGTATCTTATTTGAGTGATGCGAAGTCATTATGAATTTTTTGATTGGTTTCAAGAAACCAGATATGAAGATATATTTGTATGACctgtttttttgtaatatgaaaataataatattatcatattaaaacaaggaaataataatttgatccCGAATGTATACCATACAATACTTAGTGAGCTATGACAAAACAAATGaaggacatttttttaatgtttttaattaacatggCTCGTCTGGTGGATCCATTAtatgttcatataatttttatttttatctataaaaatgcactcaatttattatatatgtgtgttcgattgtataataattattagtaacattaatatttatttatctttatttgtttACAGCTCGTTATCTTGGTTTGCGCTTTTGTCGCTGTCCAAGCTGGCGTGATCGCCCCTGTCACATACACAGCGCATCCAGCGTCGGTCGCATATGCCGCTGCACCTTTAGTGCATGCTGCTCCGGCCGCGTCCATTGTGCATACCGCTCCCATCGCCTACTCTGCTCCAGTAGCGAAAGTTGCAGCTGCGGCTCCCGTTGCCGTCGAAGAATACGATTCCCATCCTCAATACAGCTTCGCTTACGACGTTCAAGACGGCGTTACTGGAGACTCCAAGAGCCAGCACGAAACTCGCGATGGTGACGTAGTCCAGGGCTCATACTCTGTCGTTGACCCTGATGGCACAAAGCGCACTGTTGACTACACCGCTGACCCACAGAATGGTTTTAATGCTGTCGTACATAAAGAGCCCATCGCCGTGAAAGCCGTAGCTCCCGTAGCTAAAATTGCAGCTCCTGTTGCCTACGCTACTGCTCCTGTAGTCCACGCTGCCCCAGTGGTCCACGCTGCGCCTGTCGTCCATCACGCTCCGGTGGTTCATGCTGCTCCTCTTACCTATTCCGCTCCGCTTATTCatcattgaataaaaacatttaggTTTTAGTCAAGAAACAAATTGGATgataattaacttattatagttaataaaaactatttatggCAATAAATGTCTGAaactaatttacttttttttattacgtttatagGGAAACATATGTCTTGCATAGAAATATATTAGTGACTCATCGTCTTATATACCCATTTACATCAAGTCACAGTAGCAAAATAAAATGGAAACGACATAAACATAATGTCAttgaattaatacatatttttaagtaataatgaaatgataaaattatttaaaataatatccataataaaatatttataaaagaagagAGAAGACTAATCACTGAAATAATATTCTATCAATATAATAAGCAGTAATACTatacagtaataatatataaagacgGTACAAGCacagagacagacaaaaaatttataaaaatgttactttgatATACACATATACCGCGTATACATACGCTTTACACATACTTATgcttttagtaaaaagcggtttttttaaattgcaaacagactccaattttattatatgaaggAGAGCCAGTGGCTTTTTATTATCTGAAGCTATTTAAGTTTTACTATGGTTCATGATTTTTGAAATGACCACCACATTTGGTCACTGATACTTGGTCCATTAATCTACGATGCCACGCCAAGTCCTTTTCTCAATCGCTACGCTCAAAGTATTGTGCAGCGCAATGGGCGCACATTTGCAcagatttacattaaataacaaCGTTACCTATTCCGTTTccaataattttagtattatttacaattaatatttattttgcaatacGAGTACTTTTACTTACAATTTAAACCAAGAGGgcctgaaaataatattataatgatggcAACCTATTTTAGCATGTAGtacatgttaaatatatttattcagaaaaataaattaatagtcgtttgtatatttaattaaccaaGAAAAGagataataattgtatacaaaCGAGGAGGAATGGTAAGCTTATAACAATTAGTGTCTGTCTTTGCTAAGTTAATACATCAGATCAAGAAAATATTGATAAGTataccaaatataataataataaataactcaatacaagcttatattaaatataagaaagcttagtatgtattttactttactttaattatatagtcTGTAATTAAAGTGGTGGAAAAGAGAAACTACTAGCATTTTTTTTCCAAAGCGGATTAATTCAATACTGTCACATAACGATTTTTAAATGCCTTTAGGAGCCTacatgattaaataatatatatggaatagaattatgataataactcaaaaacaatttcaatgtacaataattattaggttTTGAGAGTTCGTTTGTTactaacgttttttttaaagtaatgaaataaacataagaTAAGCTTTCCCGATGACTCATGCTCCACTGCAACGTGAAATAATCATAGCCATCTTCACCGAGCCGGGTTCGACTCGAAATTGCTACTTGCaatgttacaaattaatttctACTTCTCGTGTATGTATACC
The genomic region above belongs to Vanessa cardui chromosome 21, ilVanCard2.1, whole genome shotgun sequence and contains:
- the LOC124539063 gene encoding cytochrome c oxidase subunit 5B, mitochondrial-like; translated protein: MNNMMFLLRSLKFMRKNGSRMYGAFHDTLDQLTGIEKKELLAHLSGDCDPFRMLSIKKGLGTWECPNLIPSAFCKRLVGCVCYPETNHIEYIWLHQGVPKRCGCGYWFVLCPIAPL
- the LOC124538793 gene encoding larval cuticle protein A3A-like; this translates as MAFKLVILVCAFVAVQAGVIAPVTYTAHPASVAYAAAPLVHAAPAASIVHTAPIAYSAPVAKVAAAAPVAVEEYDSHPQYSFAYDVQDGVTGDSKSQHETRDGDVVQGSYSVVDPDGTKRTVDYTADPQNGFNAVVHKEPIAVKAVAPVAKIAAPVAYATAPVVHAAPVVHAAPVVHHAPVVHAAPLTYSAPLIHH